The Solibacillus sp. FSL W7-1464 genome contains a region encoding:
- the trhA gene encoding PAQR family membrane homeostasis protein TrhA, protein MTQIMMEQSGYSTKEEFWNGLTHGVAALLTIPATLLLVNKAQHQGTTLELVSYIIFGISMFCLYFASTMYHSWPKHKTFLKKLDHSSIFLLIAGTYTPIVLVAIGGKLGWTIFAVQWILAAIGIVLKQFFVYRFKLLSLFVYIGMGWLIIFVAKPLFAHIGIAGFATLLIGGLSYTVGTYFYKNDRIPYNHAIWHLFVMGGSVAMFFAIYLYV, encoded by the coding sequence ATGACACAAATCATGATGGAACAAAGTGGATATAGTACAAAAGAAGAATTTTGGAATGGGCTGACACACGGAGTTGCCGCATTGCTGACAATTCCCGCAACATTGCTGTTAGTAAACAAAGCCCAGCATCAAGGCACAACATTAGAGCTTGTCAGCTATATTATTTTTGGTATCTCCATGTTTTGCCTGTATTTTGCTTCAACGATGTATCATTCATGGCCGAAACATAAAACATTTCTGAAAAAGCTCGATCACAGCTCAATATTTTTACTGATTGCAGGAACATATACACCGATCGTATTAGTCGCAATTGGCGGCAAATTAGGTTGGACAATCTTTGCGGTTCAATGGATTTTAGCAGCAATCGGTATTGTGCTGAAACAATTTTTTGTTTACCGTTTTAAATTACTGTCACTGTTTGTTTATATCGGGATGGGCTGGCTTATTATTTTTGTTGCCAAGCCGTTATTTGCACACATAGGCATCGCAGGCTTTGCCACATTATTAATCGGTGGGCTTTCGTATACGGTCGGCACTTACTTTTACAAAAATGACCGCATTCCGTACAACCATGCAATTTGGCACTTATTTGTTATGGGCGGCAGTGTGGCGATGTTCTTCGCAATTTACTTATATGTATAA